A window of Tripterygium wilfordii isolate XIE 37 chromosome 7, ASM1340144v1, whole genome shotgun sequence contains these coding sequences:
- the LOC120002468 gene encoding uncharacterized protein LOC120002468 — MHLFGECGWTKSALFAAGMDHLPKLAMSDSIVSWLCAISQHSKRDDFNHLLICLWHVWVFRNKAVHDSYIGKPEVMGKLVDNMQTEYRVAQVIEADKYDALAPALSRTRWTPPTTNVIKINFDAAIKPPNIGLGMVARNEDGVHIASRSLCVQGPSDPFFAECLAATEALRFANSLQYGSIILEGDSALVISALRSGECALTEAGLCIGRAKGLFDL, encoded by the coding sequence ATGCATCTGTTTGGTGAATGTGGGTGGACTAAGAGTGCTTTATTTGCTGCTGGGATGGATCACCTCCCTAAACTGGCCATGAGTGATTCTATAGTATCTTGGTTATGTGCTATTTCTCAACACTCGAAAAGGGATGATTTCAACCATCTTCTCATCTGTCTCTGGCATGTTTGGGTGTTTAGGAACAAAGCAGTTCATGACTCCTATATTGGTAAGCCTGAGGTTATGGGGAAGTTGGTCGATAATATGCAAACTGAGTATAGGGTGGCGCAGGTGATAGAGGCTGATAAGTATGATGCTCTTGCTCCAGCTTTATCCAGAACCAGATGGACCCCCCCTACTACCAATgtgattaaaattaatttcgATGCGGCCATTAAACCTCCCAACATTGGCCTGGGTATGGTAGCCAGGAACGAAGATGGAGTGCACATCGCCTCTCGAAGCCTATGTGTTCAGGGTCCCTCTGATCCGTTTTTCGCTGAATGTCTAGCTGCAACAGAAGCATTGCGGTTTGCTAATTCCTTACAATATGGGTCGATAATTCTGGAGGGTGACTCTGCATTGGTGATATCGGCCTTGAGAAGTGGAGAGTGTGCCTTGACTGAAGCTGGTTTATGTATTGGTAGGGCAAAAGGCTTATTTGATTTGTAA
- the LOC120001571 gene encoding uncharacterized protein LOC120001571: MVSKQDTIGVDLPTSSMVSTAVIEATNFMRGATTLPPLLPSVHVTSMSLGGLHEATLPHTATSSHEGVLPRLFTSSQVHSQPILPTPSSIFPTHTTIPSYPFLQQPVMNDPMNTMAQNPFSNPYNFLPSDFSIHKLISIELTSSNYHMWSGNFINALRARNKQGFVDGTIPVPEVEDPLYPLWMQANSLLKTWITNSVSPQIMQGISSWKTAREVWLDLKETYSVLNEARIFEIYRELTTIKQKNLSMTDYYTKCKALWDELQEYEETPCCKFCNTHKLFLSKRNRERLMQFIMGLAEGYNHVSSQIMMINPVPDVNKAYNMLLQEERMQKVTSIQKSISEEAIAMAFKKFTSAGNTQNFKPNNKYNQSRNTDKQKRDSEQSSKSSYSNNKDNISCNYCKKEGHTIDKCFKIHGYPPNSSKRFKTNHAKGKSYSTNQVEGNTIDQSTAVELTSDQCQQIVEFLKTKGNQEGASTENQQVMATAVAVAGSSHIEESWDGNHY; the protein is encoded by the exons atggtatcgaagcaggacACTATTGGTGTCGATCTACCTACTTCATCAATGGTTTCAACAGCTGTTATTGAAGCTACTAATTTTATGAGGGGAGCTACAACTCTACCTCCATTGTTACCAAGTGTTCATGTGACTTCAATGTCACTTGGAGGACTACATGAGGCAACTCTGCCTCACACAGCAACTTCATCACATGAAGGAGTTTTGCCAAGACTGTTTACTTCTTCACAGGTTCATTCTCAACCCATTCTGCCCACCCCATCTTCTATCTTTCCTACTCACACTACCATCCCATCATATCCTTTCTTACAACAACCTGTGATGAATGATCCTATGAACACTATGGCACAAAATCCTTTCTCAAATCCCTACAATTTTTTGCCTAGTGATTTTTCTATCCACAAACTCATTTCTATTGAGCTAACTAGTTCCAACTACCATATGTGGAGTGGTAATTTCATCAATGCATTGCGTGCGAGAAATAAACAGGGATTTGTTGATGGGACCATACCTGTCCCAGAGGTTGAAGATCCTCTATATCCTCTTTGGATGCAAGCAAATAGCCTTCTTAAAACATGGATTACCAATTCTGTCTCACCACAGATCATGCAAGGTATCTCATCCTGGAAAACTGCAAGGGAAGTTTGGTTAGATCTCAAGGAAACTTATTCAGTTCTAAATGAAGCAAGGATTTTTGAGATCTACAGAGAGCTAACCACTATCAAACAAAAGAATCTATCCATGACTGATTATTATACAAAGTGTAAGGCTTTGTGGGATGAGTTACAAGAATATGAAGAAACCCCTTGTTGTAAGTTTTGCAACACTCACAAGCTATTTCTGAGTAAGAGGAATAGAGAGAGGCTCATGCAGTTTATAATGGGTTTGGCTGAAGGTTACAATCATGTTAGCAGCCAAATTATGATGATCAATCCTGTGCCTGATGTCAACAAAGCATACAATATGCTACTTCAAGAAGAAAGAATGCAAAAGGTTACAAGTATTCAGAAATCAATTTCAGAGGAGGCCATCGCTATGGCATTCAAGAAATTCACCAGTGCAGGAAATACTCAGAATTTCAAGCCAAACAACAAGTACAATCAATCAAGGAACACAGACAAACAAAAGAGAGATTCTGAGCAGAGTTCAAAGTCATCCTATTCCAACAACAAGGACAATATATCTTGCAATTACTGCAAGAAAGAAGGGCATACAATAGATAAATGCTTCAAGATACATGGCTATCCTCCAAACTCGTCTAAGAGATTCAAAACTAACCATGCCAAGGGAAAATCCTACTCAACTAATCAAGTTGAGGGCAATACTATTGATCAATCAACTGCTGTGGAGCTGACCAGTGATCAGTGCCAACAGATTGTGGAGTTCCTCAAAACAAAAGGCAATCAAGAAGGAGCTTCAACAGAGAATCAACAAGTTATGGCTACTGCAGTTGCAGTAGCAG GAAGCAGCCACATTGAAGAAAGCTGGGATGGGAACCACTATTAA
- the LOC120001359 gene encoding ABSCISIC ACID-INSENSITIVE 5-like protein 2 isoform X1, with protein sequence MRKKWSDCKHFLEFFSRILPHERFECESWRMGFQSMGAQGNGQESHLQPSSLTRQNSWYSLTLSEVENQLGSLGKPLGSMNLDELLKNLWSTEESQSTGMDAENTSSSSSLQRQASLTLARALSGKTVDEVWKEIQHGQKKRFGEEMKRQKSESALGEMTLEDFLVQAGLFADASISPTMELDSVDAVTPRNFSEQMVLSSSPSIGILSDTTTPRWKRDAPDAFEKSVDRRLRRKIKNRESAARSRARKLAYHNELVTKVSRLEEENIKLKKEKEFDKMQHCGGSPEAKYQLRRTSSASL encoded by the exons ATGAGAAAAAAATGGAGTGATTGCAAGCATTTTCTGGAATTTTTTTCGAGAATATTGCCACATGAGAG GTTTGAGTGTGAGAGTTGGAGGATGGGATTTCAAAGTATGGGAGCACAAGGTAATGGACAAGAGTCCCATTTACAGCCTTCTTCCTTAACGCGGCAAAACTCATGGTATAGTCTTACTCTCAGTGAAGTTGAGAATCAATTAGGAAGCTTAGGTAAACCACTGGGTAGCATGAACCTTGACGAGCTTCTTAAAAATCTGTGGAGCACTGAAGAAAGTCAGTCCACAGGGATGGACGCCGAGAACACTTCTTCCTCGTCTTCTCTCCAAAGACAGGCAAGTCTCACACTGGCTAGGGCTTTGAGTGGGAAGACGGTTGATGAGGTGTGGAAGGAGATCCAACACGGTCAGAAGAAGAGGTTTGGGGAGGagatgaaaagacaaaaaagcgAATCAGCCCTTGGTGAAATGACTTTGGAAGACTTTCTTGTACAAGCTGGGCTTTTTGCCGATGCATCAATAAGTCCCACCATGGAATTGGATAGTGTTGATGCGGTGACGCCTCGAAATTTCTCAGAACAAATGGTCTTGTCGTCTTCCCCTTCAATTGGCATACTGTCTGACACAACAACACCGCGCTGGAAAAGGGATGCTCCAGACGCATTTGAGAAGAGCGTTGACAGAAGGCTTAGGAGAAAGATCAAGAATCGAGAATCTGCTGCTCGTTCTCGTGCAAGGAAACTG GCTTACCATAATGAGCTAGTGACCAAGGTCTCACGATTAGAAGAGGAGAACATAAAGCTGAAGAAAGAGAAG GAATTTGATAAGATGCAGCATTGTGGAGGGTCACCTGAAGCAAAATATCAGCTTCGAAGGACAAGTTCAGCCTCACTCTGA
- the LOC120001359 gene encoding ABSCISIC ACID-INSENSITIVE 5-like protein 2 isoform X2, whose protein sequence is MGFQSMGAQGNGQESHLQPSSLTRQNSWYSLTLSEVENQLGSLGKPLGSMNLDELLKNLWSTEESQSTGMDAENTSSSSSLQRQASLTLARALSGKTVDEVWKEIQHGQKKRFGEEMKRQKSESALGEMTLEDFLVQAGLFADASISPTMELDSVDAVTPRNFSEQMVLSSSPSIGILSDTTTPRWKRDAPDAFEKSVDRRLRRKIKNRESAARSRARKLAYHNELVTKVSRLEEENIKLKKEKEFDKMQHCGGSPEAKYQLRRTSSASL, encoded by the exons ATGGGATTTCAAAGTATGGGAGCACAAGGTAATGGACAAGAGTCCCATTTACAGCCTTCTTCCTTAACGCGGCAAAACTCATGGTATAGTCTTACTCTCAGTGAAGTTGAGAATCAATTAGGAAGCTTAGGTAAACCACTGGGTAGCATGAACCTTGACGAGCTTCTTAAAAATCTGTGGAGCACTGAAGAAAGTCAGTCCACAGGGATGGACGCCGAGAACACTTCTTCCTCGTCTTCTCTCCAAAGACAGGCAAGTCTCACACTGGCTAGGGCTTTGAGTGGGAAGACGGTTGATGAGGTGTGGAAGGAGATCCAACACGGTCAGAAGAAGAGGTTTGGGGAGGagatgaaaagacaaaaaagcgAATCAGCCCTTGGTGAAATGACTTTGGAAGACTTTCTTGTACAAGCTGGGCTTTTTGCCGATGCATCAATAAGTCCCACCATGGAATTGGATAGTGTTGATGCGGTGACGCCTCGAAATTTCTCAGAACAAATGGTCTTGTCGTCTTCCCCTTCAATTGGCATACTGTCTGACACAACAACACCGCGCTGGAAAAGGGATGCTCCAGACGCATTTGAGAAGAGCGTTGACAGAAGGCTTAGGAGAAAGATCAAGAATCGAGAATCTGCTGCTCGTTCTCGTGCAAGGAAACTG GCTTACCATAATGAGCTAGTGACCAAGGTCTCACGATTAGAAGAGGAGAACATAAAGCTGAAGAAAGAGAAG GAATTTGATAAGATGCAGCATTGTGGAGGGTCACCTGAAGCAAAATATCAGCTTCGAAGGACAAGTTCAGCCTCACTCTGA